In the Pyrolobus fumarii 1A genome, one interval contains:
- the hisG gene encoding ATP phosphoribosyltransferase, with protein sequence MVTIRFAIPSKGRLLEPTLKLLEAAGIKPLYTDDRALMLPTKLDWVTLVRLRAEDIPSVVESCAADLGITGLDFVKEYDADVEVFEDLGFGRARLVVAVPESSGYERVEDLPDGVRVATKYVNIARKFFEEKGIRARIVRVSGSTEVMPLLGAADAILDVVSTGTTLAIHKLRPIATVMETSARLIACKKSLQGPKARLVTSIVELIRSVLEAQKKKLVLMNVPERLLSRVLEVLPAMAGPTVARIERTPEPMVEVMIVVDEDELPETILAAKERGARDIVVVPIEKVTR encoded by the coding sequence GTGGTCACGATACGCTTCGCGATACCCAGTAAGGGGCGCTTGCTAGAACCGACGCTAAAGCTCCTTGAAGCTGCTGGCATAAAGCCGCTTTATACCGACGATCGTGCACTCATGTTGCCCACGAAGCTCGATTGGGTTACGTTGGTGAGGCTTAGAGCGGAGGACATCCCATCAGTCGTGGAGAGTTGTGCCGCGGACCTAGGGATAACCGGGCTCGATTTCGTGAAGGAGTATGACGCTGATGTAGAGGTTTTTGAGGACCTGGGCTTCGGCAGGGCTCGTCTAGTAGTCGCGGTCCCAGAGAGTAGCGGCTACGAACGCGTCGAGGATCTACCGGACGGTGTGCGCGTAGCGACGAAGTACGTGAATATCGCGAGAAAGTTCTTCGAGGAGAAGGGCATCAGGGCGAGGATAGTAAGAGTGAGCGGCTCCACAGAAGTCATGCCGCTGCTTGGGGCCGCCGATGCTATACTAGATGTTGTTAGCACGGGCACCACGCTTGCGATACACAAGTTGCGCCCCATAGCTACAGTGATGGAGACAAGCGCGCGCCTCATAGCCTGCAAGAAGAGCTTACAGGGGCCCAAGGCGCGCCTCGTGACTAGCATAGTAGAGTTGATACGTAGTGTACTAGAGGCGCAGAAGAAGAAGCTTGTGCTGATGAATGTGCCCGAGAGGCTCCTCAGCAGGGTACTCGAGGTTCTGCCCGCAATGGCTGGGCCGACTGTGGCTCGCATAGAGAGAACGCCAGAGCCCATGGTAGAGGTGATGATTGTTGTCGATGAGGATGAGTTGCCCGAGACTATACTCGCGGCTAAAGAGAGAGGTGCGCGCGACATAGTCGTCGTGCCTATAGAGAAGGTTACGAGGTGA
- a CDS encoding TATA-box-binding protein, whose protein sequence is MENIVATVTLDQNLDLYAIETSIPNVEYNPEQFPGLVFRLEEPKVTALIFKSGKMVVTGAKSTQQLIEAVKKIIRELKRHGIVIVGRPKVQIQNIVASANLNVCVDLEKAALTLENSMYEPEQFPGLIYRMQNPRVVLLIFSSGKMVITGAKREEEVKEAVYNIRDTLAKMRALRPCPSE, encoded by the coding sequence ATTGAGAACATCGTTGCAACCGTCACGCTTGACCAGAATCTCGACCTGTATGCCATCGAGACCAGCATACCGAATGTAGAGTATAACCCGGAGCAGTTCCCTGGCCTAGTGTTCCGCCTCGAGGAGCCCAAGGTAACGGCACTGATATTCAAGTCTGGCAAGATGGTTGTCACCGGCGCCAAGAGTACACAGCAGCTGATCGAAGCCGTTAAGAAGATAATAAGGGAGCTCAAGAGGCACGGTATCGTGATAGTGGGTAGGCCCAAGGTACAGATACAGAACATAGTGGCCTCGGCCAACCTCAACGTATGCGTCGATCTAGAGAAGGCTGCGTTGACCCTCGAGAACAGCATGTATGAGCCCGAGCAGTTCCCTGGCCTAATCTACCGCATGCAGAACCCGCGCGTCGTGCTACTCATATTCAGCTCCGGCAAGATGGTCATTACGGGCGCCAAGCGCGAGGAGGAGGTCAAGGAGGCTGTGTACAACATTCGCGACACGCTAGCCAAGATGAGAGCGCTGAGACCCTGCCCATCCGAGTAA
- a CDS encoding metallophosphoesterase, with protein sequence MELVPGIEPVAEHPAVYIRSLRALVFADLHLGFEEEAAKHGYFLPRVQLKRALKMLEEAFSLYDPDRVIIVGDVKHTFERLTRLEREEVAKLFEYLKQKGVEVKIVKGNHDSYLVVVAKDYDVEVVKGHLEIDGIVFIHGHKQLPEGVKPRIIIMGHEHPSISLKDKVGYVAKAPCFLVGRHEPTGATLIVLPATGVYQTGTTVSTMPETYLSPILRKEVDLHKMKPFVIAEGLGVLEFPELGELEEILAPEEAGGLLGWAGSQRSHLG encoded by the coding sequence GTGGAGCTGGTGCCTGGAATAGAGCCAGTAGCGGAGCACCCCGCAGTATACATACGTAGTTTGAGGGCGCTGGTGTTTGCAGATCTACACCTGGGGTTTGAGGAGGAGGCTGCTAAGCACGGCTACTTCCTGCCACGCGTTCAGCTAAAGAGAGCATTGAAGATGCTAGAGGAGGCCTTCAGCCTCTATGACCCGGATAGGGTAATCATAGTCGGCGACGTGAAACACACGTTCGAGAGGCTGACTAGGCTCGAGAGGGAGGAAGTAGCCAAGTTATTCGAGTACCTAAAGCAGAAGGGTGTAGAGGTAAAGATCGTCAAGGGCAACCACGATAGTTACCTAGTGGTTGTGGCGAAGGACTATGACGTTGAAGTTGTAAAGGGGCATCTTGAGATAGACGGTATAGTATTCATCCACGGGCACAAGCAGCTCCCGGAGGGAGTAAAGCCGAGAATCATAATCATGGGCCACGAGCACCCCAGTATATCGTTGAAGGACAAGGTAGGATACGTGGCAAAAGCCCCATGCTTCCTCGTGGGGCGCCACGAGCCGACCGGCGCGACACTCATAGTTCTGCCGGCGACGGGCGTCTACCAGACGGGTACAACAGTCTCTACAATGCCGGAGACGTACCTATCGCCCATACTGAGAAAAGAGGTGGACCTGCATAAGATGAAGCCGTTCGTTATAGCTGAGGGTCTAGGTGTGTTAGAGTTCCCCGAGCTGGGCGAGCTCGAGGAGATACTAGCGCCGGAGGAGGCTGGCGGGTTACTCGGATGGGCAGGGTCTCAGCGCTCTCATCTTGGCTAG
- a CDS encoding 50S ribosomal protein L38e gives MPKEVKTVEEFLEAAKRASECRVKKSYVYVKTENGVEKRPILKVKARTRRYLYTLKFEDYEKGLEFAKQLKDMVAKGEVCGGNLVVLDKDVEQQLS, from the coding sequence ATGCCCAAGGAGGTAAAAACTGTAGAAGAGTTCCTCGAGGCGGCTAAGAGGGCGAGTGAGTGCCGCGTAAAGAAGAGCTATGTGTATGTCAAAACGGAGAATGGTGTTGAGAAAAGGCCCATCCTAAAGGTCAAGGCTAGAACACGTCGCTACCTATACACGTTGAAGTTCGAGGACTACGAGAAAGGACTCGAGTTCGCGAAGCAGTTGAAAGACATGGTTGCAAAGGGCGAAGTGTGCGGAGGCAACCTAGTCGTACTAGACAAGGACGTAGAACAACAACTATCATAA